The Enterobacter mori genomic interval TGGGCATCACGCTGGCGTTCCAGTTTGGCTATCGATGCGTTCATCTCATCGATCTGTTTGTTCAACTGGGCGAGGGTGTTTTGCGTTTCACGGAGTTTGCGTGCGGCGGCGGAGATCGCCTCTTCCTGCTGCTTAAGCTGGGCAAGAAGCGAGGAACGCTGCTGCTGTTGCTGGCGTACCGCACGCTCTTTGGCGGCGATATCGGCCTGAATGGATTTCAGCTGGTCGCGGTCATCCGCGTGGGCGGATGCGGCGCACAGCAATACGCCAGCGCTGAGTGCGCTGGCGTAAAACAGAGGTCTGACTGATAACCTAAGCGGCTTCACGACCCATGTGATTGAAAAAATCGCCTTTCCCCTCATGGGGAGCGATTATTCCACGATGAACAGCGGCTTACCAGTCATCTCTTCAGGGATCGGCATGCCCATCAGCGTCAACATGGTTGGCGCGATGTCGGAAAGCTTGCCGCCTTCCACTGCTTTCAGTGATTTATCACCCACATAAATCAGCGGAACAGGCAGGTTAGTGTGCGCGGTGTGTGCCTGGCCGGTCGCCGGGTCGCGCATTTGCTCTGCGTTGCCGTGGTCAGCGGTGATCAACAGCTGGCCGCCAACAGATTCAACCGCTTTTGCTACCTGCTCAACACAGTTGTCCAGCGCTTCAACCGCTTTTACCGCTGCTTCCATCACGCCGGTATGGCCTACCATGTCACCATTCGGGTAGTTACAGATGATGGTGTCGTACTGACCGCTCTTGATGGCCGCAACCAGTTTTTCAGTCAATTCTGCAGAGCTCATCTCTGGCTGCAGATCGTAGGTCGCGACTTTCGGCGAGTTGATCAGAATGCGGTCTTCACCTTTGAACGGCTCTTCAACGCCGCCGTTAAAGAAGAAGGTCACGTGCGCGTATTTTTCGGTTTCAGAGATACGCAGCTGCGTTTTATCGTTCTTCGCCATCCACTCGCCGAAGGTGTTTGCCAGAGATGCTGGCGGATACGCACAAGGCGCTTTGATGTCTGCGGCGTATTCAGTGAGCTGGATGAAGTCCAGTTTCACCACTTTCTTACGGGCGAAACCGTCGAAGTCGCTGTTCACGAATGCACGGGTGATTTCGCGCGCACGGTCAGCGCGGAAGTTCATGAAGATCAGCGCGTCGCCATCTTCCATGGCGGCATCAGCCTGGCCTTCAGCGCGAATGACCGATGCTTTCACGAATTCGTCGTTTTCATCGCGTGCGTAAGCGGCTTCCAGTGCTTCAACGGCAGTTGCGAACTGGAATTCACCTTTTGCCAGGGTCATCAGGTCATAGGCCTGTTCCACGCGATCCCAACGGTTGTCGCGGTCCATCGCGTAGTAACGACCAATGATGGACGCCACGCGGCCTTTGCCCAGCGCGGCGAATTTCTCCTCGAAGGCTTGCAGAGAGCCTTTTGCGCTGCGTGGCGGCGTATCGCGGCCATCAAGGAACGCGTGCAGATAGATTTTTTCCGCACCGCGCTCGGCGGCCAGTTCAACCATCGCCATGATGTGATCTTCGTGGCTGTGCACGCCGCCTGCAGAGAGCAGACCCATAATGTGCACGGCTTTACCTGCGGCAACGGCTTTATCTACCGCACCTGCGAGCGTTGGGTTGGAGAAGAAGGTGCGTTCTTTGATTTCAACGTCCAGACGCGTCAGGTCCTGATACACGATACGACCCGCGCCCAGGTTAACGTGACCCACTTCGGAGTTGCCCATCTGGCGGTCCGGCAGACCCACTTCCAGACCAGACGCGTCAATCAGGGTATGGGGACGTTTCGCCCACAGTGCGTCCATAACGGGCGTTTTGGCGTTGAAAATAGCGTTATCCTGGCTGTCTTCACGGTAGCCATAGCCATCCAGAATCACCAGTACCATAGGTTTTTTAGAAACCGACATTGCGACAACCTCATGCTCAAGAGACGAAAAATTTGCGTAATTTTACTACAGCTGAATCGATCAAATAGCCGCAGAAGATCAAAGAATGCTTAGGGGCAAGGCACATCCACGGACATTTTGAGGCTTTTTTTTCGTGGCATGCCGCAGAAAATCGATTAGCTTATTGTCGCTGGCTGTATTTGCCACAACGCACAGGTATACTCCTGTCCTGGTTTTTTTAATCACTTAGTCGGGAGTTGTTACCCCCCATGCAAGAAATTATGCAATTCGTTAGCCGCCACCCGGTTCTGAGCATCGCGTGGATTGGCCTGCTGGTCGCTGTGCTGTTCACCACCTTTAAGGGACTGACGTCTAAAATTAAGGTGATCACCCGCGGTGAAGCGACACGTCTGATCAACAAAGAAGACGCCGTCGTCGTCGATTTGCGTCAGCGCGACGATTTCCGCAAAGGTCACATTGCAGGCTCTATTAACCTGCTGCCTGCTGAAATCAAAGCGAACAACATTGGTGAGCTGGAAAAACATAAAGCCCAGCCGATCATCGTTGTTGACGGCACCGGCATGCAGGCGCAGGAATCTGCCAACGCACTGCATAAAGCAGGCTTCGAAAACGTAACGGTACTGAAAGAAGGTATTTCCGGCTGGAGCGGGGAAAATCTTCCTTTAGTTCGCGGTAAATAAGGAGTTCAGTGATGGCCAATATTGAGATCTACACCAAAGCAACGTGCCCGTTCTGCCACCGTGCGAAAGCACTGCTGAACAGCAAAGGCGTAACGTTCCAGGAACTGCCGATCGATGGTGACGCGATTAAACGCGAAGAGATGATCCAACGCAGTGGTCGCACGACGGTTCCGCAGATTTTCATTGATGCGCAGCACATTGGTGGCTGTGATGACTTGTATGCGCTCGACGCCCGTGGTGGACTCGATCCGCTGCTGAGCTAAGAGACTTTAGGACAATTAAAAAGGGTTTTTCCATGTCAGAACAAAACAACACTGAAATGACTTTCCAGATCCAGCGCATCTACACCAAAGATGTCTCTTTCGAAGCGCCAAATGCGCCACACGTTTTCCAGAAAGATTGGCAGCCAGAGGTTAAACTTGATCTTGATACCGCATCCACCCAACTGGCGGATGATGTGTATGAAGTTGTACTGCGTGTGACCGTAACCGCATCTCTGGGCGAAGAAACAGCGTTCCTGTGTGAAGTACAGCAGGGCGGCATCTTCTCCATTGGCGGTATCGAAGGCAACCAGATGGCACATTGCCTGGGTGCATACTGCCCGAACATCCTGTTCCCGTATGCTCGCGAATGCATCACCAGCCTGGTCTCTCGCGGTACATTCCCGCAACTGAACCTTGCGCCAGTTAACTTTGATGCGCTGTTCATGAACTATCTGCAGCAGCAGGCTGGCGAAGGTGCCGAACAACATCAGGATGCCTGATGAGCACTGTTAATGCGTCAATGATTGTGATCGGTGCCGGCTCTTACGGCACCGCTCTTGCCATCACGCTGGCAAGAAATGGTCACGACGTGGTCCTGTGGGGCCACGATCCCAAACATATCGCGACGTTGCAACACGACCGCTGCAACGTGGCGTTTCTCCCGGACGTTCCGTTCCCTGAATCCCTGCACCTGGAAAGCGACCTCGCGACCGCGCTGGCGGCCAGCCGCAACATTCTGATTGTGGTGCCGAGCCATGTGTTTGGCGAAGTTCTGCGTCAGATCAAGCCGCTGATGCGCCCGGATGCACGCATTGTCTGGGCGACAAAAGGGCTGGAAGCGGAAACCGGACGCCTGCTGCAGGACGTTGCCCGCGAAGCGCTGGGCGATGATATCCCGCTTGCGGTGATTTCCGGACCGACGTTTGCCAAAGAGCTTGCTGCTGGCCTGCCGACAGCGATTTCACTGGCATCCACTGACCAGGCCTTCTCTGACGATCTCCAGCAACTGCTGCACTGCGGCAAGAGCTTCCGCGTCTACAGTAACCCCGATTTCATCGGTGTACAGCTGGGCGGCGCGGTGAAGAACGTGATTGCCATCGGTGCCGGGATGTCCGACGGTATCGGTTTTGGTGCGAACGCACGTACTGCGCTGATCACCCGAGGCCTGACCGAAATGTCCCGCCTGGGCGCAGCGCTGGGTGCCGATCCCGCCACCTTTATGGGCATGGCGGGCCTGGGCGACCTGGTGCTGACCTGTACCGATAACCAGTCTCGTAACCGTCGCTTCGGCATGATGCTCGGTCAGGGCAGCGATGTAAAAAGCGCGCAGGAGAAGATTGGTCAGGTGGTTGAAGGCTACCGCAATACCAAAGAAGTCCGCGAGTTGGCGCACCGTTTCGGTGTCGAAATGCCAATAACCGAGGAAATTTATCAGGTATTGTATTGCGGAAAAAATGCGCGCGAGGCAGCATTGACCTTATTAGGTCGTGCGCGCAAGGACGAGCGCAGCAGTAACTAGTCGGAACCGTTGTCACCTGAATGACCCAGCCAGCGCAGAACTGGCTGGTCATTAACTATCGTCTGGAGTAAGCAATGCCGTGTGAAGAACTGGATATCGTCTGGAACAATATAAAAGCCGAAGCCCGGGCTTTGGCCGACTGCGAGCCTATGCTGGCCAGTTTCTACCACGCGACGCTACTCAAGCACGAAGACCTCGGCAGCGCCCTGAGCTATATGCTCGCCAATAAACTGGCTTCCTCCATCATGCCTGCTATCGCTATTCGTGAAGTGGTGGAAGAGGCATATGCCGCTGACCCGGAGATGATCGCCTCTGCCGCCTGTGATATCCAGGCCGTGCGCACGCGTGACCCCGCGGTCGATAAATACTCCACGCCGCTGCTGTATCTGAAGGGCTTCCACGCGCTTCAGGCTTATCGCATCGGCCACTGGTTATGGAATGAAGGCCGCCGGGCGCTGGCTATCTTCCTGCAAAATCAGGTCTCCGTGACCTTCCAGGTGGATATTCACCCTGCGGCGAAAATTGGTCGTGGCATCATGCTCGACCACGCCACCGGCATTGTTGTCGGCGAAACGGCGGTGATTGAAGATGATGTCTCGATCCTGCAGTCGGTCACCCTGGGCGGTACCGGTAAAACCAGCGGCGATCGCCATCCGAAGATCCGTGAAGGGGTGATGATTGGCGCGGGAGCGAAGATCCTCGGTAATATCGAAGTGGGACGTGGGGCCAAAATAGGAGCGGGCTCAGTTGTGCTGCAGCCTGTTCCGCCGCACACCACCGCCGCTGGGGTACCGGCTCGCATTGTCGGTAAACCGGACAGCGATAAACCGTCGATGGATATGGATCAGCACTTCAACGGCATTCATCATACGTTCGAGTATGGCGACGGTATTTAGCCCGTCGGCAGCCATTGACAAAAAAGCCCGGTGCATTGACTCACCGGGCTTTTTGTTAGTTGCGGTATAACACTTTGATAATGTGGTATCCGAACTGCGTGTGCAGGGGACCGGTTGGCTCCAGTACCGGGCAAGAGAAGACCACTTTATCGAATGCCGGAACCATCTGGCCCTGGCGGAATTCACCCAGGTCACCGCCACGTTTACCTGACGGACAGATAGAGTGCTTCTTCGCCAGCTTGCCGAAGTCGGCGCCGTTTTTAATCTGTTCCAGAAGATCCTGTGCCAGTTTCTCTTCTTTAACAAGGATATGCAGTGCTGCTGCTGTTTTTGCCATGATCGTGCCTTGAGTCGACTAGTTTACGCTCGGTATACTACCACGCGTTTTTCCTCCTCTCCCGACTTTCATTGAGTGATCTTTTATGCGTTTAAACCCCGGACAACAACAAGCCGTCGAATTCGTCACCGGACCCTGCCTGGTGCTGGCGGGTGCGGGATCGGGCAAAACGCGAGTCATCACCAATAAAATCGCCCACCTGATCCGCGAGTGCGGCTATCAGGCTCGGCACATCGCTGCCGTAACGTTTACCAACAAAGCGGCGCGCGAGATGAAAGAGCGTGTGGGGCAGACGCTGGGCCGTAAAGAGGCGCGCGGGCTGATGATTTCCACCTTCCACACGCTGGGGCTGGATATTATTAAACGCGAATACGCTGCGCTGGGGATGAAGTCCAACTTCTCGCTTTTCGATGATACTGACCAGGTGGCGCTGCTTAAAGAGCTGACGGAAGGGCTGATTGAAGATGACAAAGTCCTGATGCAACAGCTGATCTCGACGATCTCCAACTGGAAAAACGATCTAATGACGCCAGCCCAGGCGGCAGCCAGTGCGAAAGGGGAACGGGATCGTATCTTCGCTCATTGCTATGGTCTGTACGATGCGCACATGAAAGCGTGTAACGTGCTGGATTTCGACGACCTGATCCTGCTGCCGACGTTGCTGTTGCAGCGTAATGAAGAGGTGCGAGAGCGCTGGCAGAACAAGATCCGCTACCTGCTGGTGGATGAATATCAGGATACCAACACCAGCCAGTACGAGCTGGTGAAATTGCTGGTAGGGCAACGTGCGCGTTTCACGGTGGTAGGCGATGACGATCAGTCGATCTACTCCTGGCGCGGCGCGCGTCCGCAAAACCTGGTGCTGCTGAGCAAAGATTTCCCGGCATTGCAGGTGATTAAGCTGGAGCAGAACTACCGTTCGTCCGGTCGCATCCTGAAAGCGGCGAACATCCTGATCGCCAATAACCCACACGTGTTTGAGAAGCGTCTGTTCTCCGAGCTGGGTTACGGTACAGAGCTGAAAGTGCTCAGCGCCAACAATGAAGAACACGAAGCCGAACGGGTCACCGGTGAGCTGATTGCCCATCACTTCGTTAATAAAACGGAGTACAAGGATTACGCGATCCTCTATCGCGGTAATCACCAGTCGCGCGTCTTTGAAAAGATGCTGATGCAGAACCGTATTCCTTACAAAATTTCGGGTGGAACCTCATTCTTCTCGCGTCCGGAAATCAAAGATCTGCTGGCCTATCTGCGCGTGCTGACTAACCCGGATGATGACAGTGCCTTCCTGCGCATTGTGAATACGCCGAAACGCGAGATCGGCCCGGCGACGCTGCAAAAGCTGGGCGAGTGGGCGATGACCCGCAATAAAAGCCTGTTTACCGCCAGCTTTGATATGGGGCTAAGCCAGACGCTGACGGGACGCGGATATGACAACTTAACCCGCTTCACCCACTGGCTTGGTGAAGTACAGCGGCTGGCAGAGCGTGAGCCTGTGGCTGCCGTGCGCGATCTGATCCACGGTATCGACTACGAATCCTGGCTGTACGAAACCTCTGCCAGCCCGAAAGCGGCCGAGATGCGGATGAAAAACGTCAACCAGCTTTTTAGCTGGATGACCGAAATGCTGGAAGGCTCGGAAATTGACGAGCCGATGACGCTGACCCAGGTGGTCACCCGCTTTACGCTGCGCGATATGATGGAGCGCGGTGAGAGTGAGGAAGAGGCCGACCAGGTGCAGCT includes:
- the secB gene encoding protein-export chaperone SecB, whose product is MSEQNNTEMTFQIQRIYTKDVSFEAPNAPHVFQKDWQPEVKLDLDTASTQLADDVYEVVLRVTVTASLGEETAFLCEVQQGGIFSIGGIEGNQMAHCLGAYCPNILFPYARECITSLVSRGTFPQLNLAPVNFDALFMNYLQQQAGEGAEQHQDA
- the gpsA gene encoding NAD(P)H-dependent glycerol-3-phosphate dehydrogenase; amino-acid sequence: MSTVNASMIVIGAGSYGTALAITLARNGHDVVLWGHDPKHIATLQHDRCNVAFLPDVPFPESLHLESDLATALAASRNILIVVPSHVFGEVLRQIKPLMRPDARIVWATKGLEAETGRLLQDVAREALGDDIPLAVISGPTFAKELAAGLPTAISLASTDQAFSDDLQQLLHCGKSFRVYSNPDFIGVQLGGAVKNVIAIGAGMSDGIGFGANARTALITRGLTEMSRLGAALGADPATFMGMAGLGDLVLTCTDNQSRNRRFGMMLGQGSDVKSAQEKIGQVVEGYRNTKEVRELAHRFGVEMPITEEIYQVLYCGKNAREAALTLLGRARKDERSSN
- the rep gene encoding DNA helicase Rep is translated as MRLNPGQQQAVEFVTGPCLVLAGAGSGKTRVITNKIAHLIRECGYQARHIAAVTFTNKAAREMKERVGQTLGRKEARGLMISTFHTLGLDIIKREYAALGMKSNFSLFDDTDQVALLKELTEGLIEDDKVLMQQLISTISNWKNDLMTPAQAAASAKGERDRIFAHCYGLYDAHMKACNVLDFDDLILLPTLLLQRNEEVRERWQNKIRYLLVDEYQDTNTSQYELVKLLVGQRARFTVVGDDDQSIYSWRGARPQNLVLLSKDFPALQVIKLEQNYRSSGRILKAANILIANNPHVFEKRLFSELGYGTELKVLSANNEEHEAERVTGELIAHHFVNKTEYKDYAILYRGNHQSRVFEKMLMQNRIPYKISGGTSFFSRPEIKDLLAYLRVLTNPDDDSAFLRIVNTPKREIGPATLQKLGEWAMTRNKSLFTASFDMGLSQTLTGRGYDNLTRFTHWLGEVQRLAEREPVAAVRDLIHGIDYESWLYETSASPKAAEMRMKNVNQLFSWMTEMLEGSEIDEPMTLTQVVTRFTLRDMMERGESEEEADQVQLMTLHASKGLEFPYVYLVGMEEGLLPHQSSIDEDNVDEERRLAYVGITRAQKELIFTLCKERRQYGELVRPEPSRFLLELPQDDLIWEQERKVITAEERMHKGQANVANIRAMLAKAKEKG
- the ppiC gene encoding peptidylprolyl isomerase PpiC gives rise to the protein MAKTAAALHILVKEEKLAQDLLEQIKNGADFGKLAKKHSICPSGKRGGDLGEFRQGQMVPAFDKVVFSCPVLEPTGPLHTQFGYHIIKVLYRN
- the cysE gene encoding serine O-acetyltransferase, whose protein sequence is MPCEELDIVWNNIKAEARALADCEPMLASFYHATLLKHEDLGSALSYMLANKLASSIMPAIAIREVVEEAYAADPEMIASAACDIQAVRTRDPAVDKYSTPLLYLKGFHALQAYRIGHWLWNEGRRALAIFLQNQVSVTFQVDIHPAAKIGRGIMLDHATGIVVGETAVIEDDVSILQSVTLGGTGKTSGDRHPKIREGVMIGAGAKILGNIEVGRGAKIGAGSVVLQPVPPHTTAAGVPARIVGKPDSDKPSMDMDQHFNGIHHTFEYGDGI
- a CDS encoding rhodanese-like domain-containing protein, which translates into the protein MQEIMQFVSRHPVLSIAWIGLLVAVLFTTFKGLTSKIKVITRGEATRLINKEDAVVVDLRQRDDFRKGHIAGSINLLPAEIKANNIGELEKHKAQPIIVVDGTGMQAQESANALHKAGFENVTVLKEGISGWSGENLPLVRGK
- the grxC gene encoding glutaredoxin 3; protein product: MANIEIYTKATCPFCHRAKALLNSKGVTFQELPIDGDAIKREEMIQRSGRTTVPQIFIDAQHIGGCDDLYALDARGGLDPLLS
- the gpmM gene encoding 2,3-bisphosphoglycerate-independent phosphoglycerate mutase produces the protein MSVSKKPMVLVILDGYGYREDSQDNAIFNAKTPVMDALWAKRPHTLIDASGLEVGLPDRQMGNSEVGHVNLGAGRIVYQDLTRLDVEIKERTFFSNPTLAGAVDKAVAAGKAVHIMGLLSAGGVHSHEDHIMAMVELAAERGAEKIYLHAFLDGRDTPPRSAKGSLQAFEEKFAALGKGRVASIIGRYYAMDRDNRWDRVEQAYDLMTLAKGEFQFATAVEALEAAYARDENDEFVKASVIRAEGQADAAMEDGDALIFMNFRADRAREITRAFVNSDFDGFARKKVVKLDFIQLTEYAADIKAPCAYPPASLANTFGEWMAKNDKTQLRISETEKYAHVTFFFNGGVEEPFKGEDRILINSPKVATYDLQPEMSSAELTEKLVAAIKSGQYDTIICNYPNGDMVGHTGVMEAAVKAVEALDNCVEQVAKAVESVGGQLLITADHGNAEQMRDPATGQAHTAHTNLPVPLIYVGDKSLKAVEGGKLSDIAPTMLTLMGMPIPEEMTGKPLFIVE